The genomic interval CTTACAAAGATTTACCGTGGCTCGGGAAGGGCTGAAGTGGTTAATAAATAACCGCCTGGTTATTTATTAACCGGAGTTGAGCTTGGCGCGAAGAGTAGTTCTGGTGATCCCAAGAATTTCGGCGGCCTTGGATTTATTGTTGTCGGTTGCCTTGAGAACATCGCGGATATGCGCCACTTCCATGTCCCTCAGATTAAGGAAGACACTTTTTCTGTCGGTGATTGTTGTGTGATCTGAAAATGAGAGCCATTCGGATTTGCAGAAGATCATCTCTCTCTCCACAAGGTTGCGCAGTTCTCTGATATTGCCGGGCCAGTCATGTGACAGCAGAGAAGCGGCGGCGGAGTGGGTGAAGCCTTTGATGTTTCTCTTCAATTCCCGATTGAAGAAGTGAAGGTAGTACTCAGCGAGCTGCAGAATATCGTCTTCACGATTGCGGAGAGGAGGCAGCGTGATTGGGATGACATTGAGTCTGTAATAGAGATCCTGGCGAAAACTCCCGGTTTTGATGTACTCGCATATGTTGCTATTGGTTGCGGCAATGATACGAACAGAGACCTGGATGTCCTGGGTGCCGCCCACCCTGCGAAAAATCGATTCTGCAATAAGACGAAGAAGTTTGGGCTGCAGTGAAATTGGCAGATTTCCAATCTCATCTAAGAAAAGCGTGCCGCCGTCGGCAATTTCCACAAGGCCTTTTTTGTTGTTCAAGGCATCGGTGAAGGCGCCTTTTTCATGACCGAAGAGTTCGGATTCAATGAGATTGGCCGATAGGGTGCCGCAGTCCACTTTGACGAAAACCCCATTTTTGCCCTGCTGCAGATTATGTATCGCGCGAGCGGCAAGTTCCTTGCCGGTGCCGGTCTCGCCGGTTATCAGCACCGGGGCGCCCACCCCGGCGGCGGCGGCGATGGCCTCTTTTACCGGGAGCATGGCCCTGGAATAACAGATCATTTCCGGCTGCCCCTCTTCGTGGGAGGTGAGCATGACCCGCTTGCTGATCAGCCGGGACTGCATAATCCTGTTGAGCGCAGTAGTGAATTCAATGATGTCGAATGGTTTGACGATATAATCAAGAGCCCCAGCCTTGAGTGATTCAACCGCGGTTTTAGCGTCATTTTTACCGGTCAGCATAATGATGTCGCTATCGCCCGATATTTCACGAAGTGCCGGGATAAGATCGATGCCGTTGGTGTCCGGCAGGCCGATGTCCAGGAAAATCAAATCGATGATGTTGGCTTTGAGCAGGGCAAGGGCTTCTCCGCCGGTAACGGCTGTGAGCAGAGAATATCCTGCATGCTTGACAATATTGCCGAGGGCAAAGATGAGGTCATCAGCATCATCGACTATAAGGACGGTTGCCATTATTCCCCCGTCGAAAAATAGAGGGTAAAGGTGGTGCCCTTTTTGGGGGTGCTCTCAACTGTTATAGCGGCGCTGTTTTCCCGCAGTGTTCGATAAACGATGGAGAGACCCAGGCCTGTACCCGTCGATTTGGTGGTAAAAAATGGTTCAAATACCTTTTCAGTGATCTCCGGAGTCATGCCTACTCCATTATCGGCAACCGAAAGCGTGACATATGAGGAGAGCGGCAGCAGCCCGGGGTTCTTCTTGCGATGGTTCGACAAGACGGCACCTTTGATGTGCGCTGTTTTCAGATCAATGACGCCACCCTGCTGGATAGCATCCATGGCATTGAGAAAGAGATTGAGAAGAACCTGCTGCACCTGGTTTGGATCGGCTACGACAGGCGGGACGTTCTGGTAGTCTTCCCTGAAGATGATGTGATTTTTCACCATTTTATTTATGATCAGGTGCTGCGTTTCGGTGATGATGTCCAGCAGGGAAGTAGAACGGATCTGCGGTTCTGCGGGTCTGGCATAGGAAAAAAATTCGGTCAGCAGGGAATTGAGCCTGTCCACCTGCCGGATGATCCTGGTCAAACACTCGTTCTGCTCTTCCTTGGTAACCGATTGCCCCTGAATGGATTGGGCCATGATTTTGATGCCGGCCAGGGGATTACGCACTTCGTGGGCAACGGCGGAGGCTATCTCCGCAACGGTGGCCAGCCGATTCATTTTCTCCATCTCCTTGCGCACATATTTCAATTCCGATATGTCATCGATGGAGATGATGCGGCCCACCTGATTACCGTGTGCATCCTCTCGGGGAACAACGGAATAGCCGATAATCTTCCGGCCGTCATGCCCTGAGGTAATCGTCAACTCCTGATCAAGGTGTTTGCTGTTGCCGTGATTAATGTCAAGCAGCCTTGCCGCGGCATCCGGGCCCACCACGTCGATGAGATTTTTGCCGTCCAGGGTAGCGGTGAAGGTGCTCATGATCGACTCTGCAAGTTCATTATAGGTATGTATATTGCCATCGAGGTCGGTAACGATGAGGCCATGGGTCAAACCCTGAATAATCGATTCGGAAAACTTCTTCTCTTCCTTGATTTCGTGGATGGAATGACGCAGGTCGTGGACAAGTGTGATGAGCTGGAGGTCCATCTCCCGACTTTCAATCATGCCCGCGATGATGTTGCATATGGATTCAAAGAGCTGCTTGAAGGCAGGCTGGGAATTATGCCCTTTGCGTGTATAGAGACATAATACGCCAACCACCTTTTTCCCTTTTTTGACGGGTGAGCAGAAATGACCGTGTGGTTTAGCCAGACGACAGTTGGCGGCGCTTTTTGATTTCGTGCAGGAGTCAACATCTACTGCGTCATATTGAGCCGATTGCCCATAGGAACATAATCTCTGCGGTAGTTCCGAACAAGACATTTCACTGTGTTCGGCAAATCCTCTTCGAGTCTTTACGATAAAGATGTCACTATCCGGTTCCGCTAGAAAGACGGCGCCTCTCGGCAGTAGATTCAACTGCGGTATCGAAAAAAGATGATCAAGAATTTTGCCGAGTTGCTGGTCGAGTGGAAGCGGTTGGACCGATATTTTGAGAACCTGGTCAAGAATGGTCTGCTGATGATAAGAGGTGTTAATTTTTTCAAGAAAACGCTGTTGCCTGCCTAGATCTCTGACCAACACTATAATGGTATCCGATTCATTAATATTAAAAATGAGGAAATGGGCATCGAAGGCTGAGCCGTTTTTATGTTGGGCTCTCCGAGAGAGCGTGAATTGTTCGGATTGATTTTCCTCCCCGGTGGAGATAATGTCAGTCAGCGTCAGTTTGGGCATTGATTCGGGGGTGGGAGGCAACAGAAGGTAGAATATATTCTGTTCGAGAGCTTCCTGTTTCGACCATCCGAAGGTTTGCTCGGCACGCCGGTCCCATCCGGTAATTATCTCGTCTCGATTACAGGTAATGATTGCATGGTCTGTAGCGGAAAGCCTGTGGTTGTTTATTCTATCGTCAATGGCATCCATGATAATCCCGTAAAATGCTCAGCGCCAAATTCCAGGATGGTCTGCGATCTCCATCCATATTTTGCCTATATCCATTACCATTCGGATCTGCCTTGTACTGGAGTATTGAATACTATCTATTCAGCGGATCCGCATTAATGATTCTGGTTACCCCTGAAACTCAGCATTCTGGCCCGGGCCGAGACTGCTCTTTTCATCGGGACGCTATAAATCCGTCCATGGGGACTTCGCTGCAGCCGTCCGGGCAGCAGAGACCCGTGAAAAGAGCAGCCTTGACCTTGAGCTGAGGATTAAGTGTAATCAGGTAAATGATTATAGTGCCATATCAAAAATATATTTTCATATATTTTTACAGGTAAATGGTCGAAAAGTAGAAATAAACTTGAATAAGGTCCGATGCTATTGTAGCTTGATGGGAATTCGTGAGAAAGATTCTCACGAAAAATAGCAGCAAAGATTGGAGATTATTTTTTGCAAAAAAAACATGAAACAATCTGTAAGGTACTCATTTCCAGAATTGAAATATTGCCGCAAGGAGGAGCTTTAAGGTGGATGAAATCTTAAAAAAGAGACGCACTTTGCAGGAGACGATGAACTTTATGGCAGCGCTTTCTGCAGGGATCGAGCCCATCCTCGGGCGCGGCGCCAGCAGTATGACAATGTCGGCAGGTCGCAGTCTGGGAAGAAAGTTTTCCGAAGGGGCCAAACAGACCGATGATCTAATGGAGGCGATAGCCGAAGTGCGCAGAATCCTGATGCAGAATCATTGCCTGTGGGGATTCGAACCTTTTAAGCCCGCCTCCCAGAGTGCAATGATAATGAAGAATGAACAGGGACAGTCCCAGATACAATTGGTTTTTCGTGACTGCATGATTCGTCAGGCGCTTTTTCGCTTCGGTCATCCCCAGCAAGGCTCCCTGTGCAATATGATGTATGGCTTTTTCGCCGGTGCACTGGAAAGCATTATGGGAAAGAAGGCAACACTGGAAATAAAGCATGCCGGTGAAAATGCCTGTTTGAAGGTCCTGAGCGTTGATGGATAAGCTGTAAATATCTCGTTAGAGGAGTGTACTATGAGTGGTGAAAAAGTTCGCCTGAATACTGAGTGGCTCTGTGACTGCGGCGGATGTCATGTTGCCATTGTCGATATGCATGAAAAGATTCTTCAAGTGCTGGACGATGTCAAGATCCAAAAATGCCCGGTGCTCACCGATGTAAAAGACTATCCTGAGGCCGATGTCGGTATTCTGACCGGCTCCATACGGACTGAACACGATCGTCATGCGGCCATCGAGATGCGCAAGAGTTGCAAAACCATTATCGCCTTCGGCACCTGTGCCGTCTATGGAGGGTTGCATGGCGCCGGGCTGGCGCACAGCAGCGAAGAGATAATGGATTGTGTCTACAAGACAAATAAGACGACGAAAACTGATTTTGTGCCGACCACCAATGTTACCGGGCTCGAGCACAGAGTAATTCCGGTGGATGAGGTGATCGATGTGGATCTCTATCTGCCGGGTTGTCCGCCTCATGCCCATTACATATTTGAAAGCCTCTCCGCGCTTGTGCAGGGCCGACAGCCTAAGGCGGGGCAGGAGACGGTGTGCGCCGGGTGCAACCGGGTCATGAAAAAGACTGAGGTAAAGGCGATAAAGAACAGTCTTGAAGGCATAGCGGAAGATGACGTCTGTTTTCTTAGTCAGGGATATATCTGTCTCGGCTCGGTCACCTTGGATCGTTGTCTGGCTCCATGCCCCAACCATGGCATAATGTGCACCGGATGTGCCGGGCCGACCATGCAGATCCTGGCGGAACCCAACCACGATATCAGGACAGAAATCAGCGAGAGAATGTCGCGTCTCACCGCTTTAGAGAACGAAACGATCGTCAGCCATATGGAAAAATCGGCAAAAACCCATTATGCCTATGCCATGGCAACCAAGATGATCGGCAATAAACCGACTTTTTTGATCCATAAGTGGATTGCAGATGTGGAGGCAGGAAAATGAGTAAAACCATAAAAATAGATCCGGTTACCCGTATCGAGGGGCACGCCCGCATCGTTCTTGAGTGCGACGACTCCGGAACGGTGACCGAAGCCTCCTTCTGCGTTAACGAGTTGCGCGGTTTTGAACGCATTCTGGTGGGCATGGAAGCATCGACTATGCCGCAGGTTACCGCACGTATCTGCGGTGTCTGTCCGACTGCGCATCATCTGGTGGCGGCCAAAGCTCTTGACAATGCCGCCGGAGTAGAGATACCTGCCGCGGCAAAGCTGCTGCGCGAGTTCATGTACATGGGGCACTATATTCATTCCCACAGTCTTTCTCTCTTTGTACTGGCAGGTCCCGATCTGGTATTTGGACTTGACGGTGATCCCGCCACGCGCAATATCGTCGGCATGGTTGAGGCCAATCCGGAGTTGAGCCGGAAAGGGCTGCGGTTGAGAAGCCTTGGCCAGAAGATCAACGAGACCATCGGCGGCAGGGGGATTCATCCGGTAACCGCGGTGGCCGGCGGCATTTCCTTTAGCCTCAGTGACGGTCAATTCAAGAGACTGCAGGAACTGACGGCCGAGTCGGTCCAACGGGTTCATGAGTTGGCCGGCCAGGTAAAAAAATTGCTCTTCAACCTGCTCGACAAGAATCCTGTTCTTCTGGAAAAGCTGAATTCCGAAAGTTGGTATCTGGGAACTGTACAGGGCGGCAGACTCAACTTTTATGACGGCATGTTGCGAGCCATGGACACCCAGGGCGGGCTCAAAGAGGATTTCAGCTCCCTCTGCTATAAAGAGATGATGAGTGAAAGGGCGGTGCAGAATTCCTATGCCAAGGAGGTGTATCTCAATATGGATGGGGCGGAACAGATGTACCGTGTCGGTCCGCTGGCCCGGTTGAATGTGGCCGACTCCATGGAAACTCCGCTGGCGCAAAAGGAATTCGAGGTGTTCAGGGAAAAATTCGGAAAACCCTGTCACAATGCGGTCCTGCAGATGTATGCCAAACTTATCGAACTGGTATATGCCTGTGAGAAATCGCATGAGATAATCAACAATCCAGCACTTCGCGGCGAGACTCGGGTACCCGCCGATTTCAGAGGCGGCACCGGTATCGCCCATATAGAGGCGCCCCGGGGAACGCTCATCCATGAATATGATATTGACGATCGCGGCATAGTACGCAGCGCCAACATGATTATTGCTACCCAGCAGAATACCGCGGCCATCAATGCATCCCTTAGAGAGGGGGCCAACAGCATGCTGCAGGAATCCGACGACGAGGCCATGCTGAACGGTCTTGAATTCGTGGTTCGCTGTTATGATCCATGTCTGGCCTGTTCCACTCACGCCATAGGTAAGATGGCCCTTGATGTCGAGCTCGTTCAGAATGGCAGGATCGTTCGCAAACTGAGGAGGAAAGACAATGCTTGAAATGAAAATAAAAGAGAAGGCCTGTCGCGGCTGCCGGCTCTGCCTCGATGTCTGTCCGACGGATTGCTTTTCCTTCAACGAAGAGACCGGAAAGGCTGAAGTCGAGATCCTGGAGAACTGTATTGCCTGCCTGAGCTGCGGCTATATTTGTCCCTCCGGCGCCATTACCCACAGCAATTATCCTGCCGTCTCCAATTTCTACCGCAATATTCATTTCAGTCAGCGTATGGAGAAGTTCCTATGATAGAAACATCAGAATTACAGCTTACCGCTGAAGATCATGACAAGGCATTTGTGGAAGTCTGCTTCCTGCTTGATATGTTTGTCAGCACCATAGAGAAATTCGTCGGCAAGTCGACTCCGGCTCTTGCCGTTGCCGCCGGCCGGAAGATGGCTCTGAATATGCCCATACACCTGAATGATCCCACTCCTGATAATGCACTCAGCGAGCTAGTCCGGGTGTTCACTATTCAGCAGATGGAAATTTCCGGGGAAATGCAGGGCAATGACGCGATGATCACCATTGACCACTGCCCGATCGGAGCTGTCTGCAGGGAACGCAAGATGGAGCTGGACGGTGCCGCCTGTCAGATGTTCCACTATTATATCGGCGGCATACTGGCCGAATTTACCGGCAGACCGGCCAGGCCCACCACCATAACTGTGGCGGATACCAGCTGTACCTTCAAGGTTACCCTTGGCGGTGCTCCCAGAAAGGCATGACCACTGCCGCACTGATAATCTGCATCGGCAATGATCTTGTGGCCGATGACGGTATCGGCCCTGCCATCTATCAGGAACTATCGGGACGGACGCTGTCTGAGAGCATCCGTCTCAGGCTTTTGGGGCTCGGCGGCATGTTGCTGCTCGACGAATTTGCCGGCGAAGATCTCTTGATAGTCGTTGATGCCGTTCAATTCGGGGCAGCGCCCGGCACCATTCATATCCTCGACTGGACCGAGCTGCCTCAGGGCGGAGCCCATGTTTCCTGTCACGGCATCGGCGTGCGTGAAGCTGTCGAAATTTCCAGAAACCTCTATCCCGAAAAAACACCGGCACGGGTCTATCTGGTCGGTATCGAAGGAAAGTGCTTTGACCTGCTGGGGGTGGGGCTTAGTGCCGAAGTGGCCGCCAATATTGAGAGCGCGGCCGACAGGATTATCGAAATTATCGGTGAAAATTGATAATATCATAAAAAATCATGAATCTGCGTTTGATTCCTTCTCCGTTTTTCTCCTGTCATTCCATCTTCGAGCCCTCCATCTCGAATATGATCACGGCCTGTGAGGTTTTTCCATCGATTTTCAACACTGCCGGTTTTTCCAGTTCGACATATCTCAGGTACTCGGTCTCGATCTCAGCCGGCCGGCTGTCCAGCCATTCCAGGTTGATGCGGCACTCGCCCTTGGGTGGAATTCCCAGGTAGTTTATGCCCAGCGAAGTTATGTTGTGAAAAAAATGGCTCCCCTGCGAAGGATCTGCATGAAGCTTTTCCGAGGTAGTTTCGATTATGGTATGGACTTCGGTTATGCCGCTCCATTTTATGGGGATTCCCAGCCATCTGTCGGCGGTTCCCCATCTGCCCGGACCGATAAGCAGATATCTTTTTCGGCGGGTCTTTAAGATGCCGTTCATTTTTTCGATTTCTTTGGCGATCTCCAGAGTCTTCCTGGTATCAAACCGCTCCGGTTTGACATAGAGAACAGAGGTGATTTGCGATTCCTGGCTGGGCCCCATGGCCATGTCGGAAAAGCACCAGGACCTACGGCGCTCCTGATCAGTTATTCTGACCTTGACTCTGCTCTGGGCCACGGCCATGGGACGTATCTGGAGGAGATAGAATTGAGGTATTTCTCCTTCCGCCAGATTGACGGCAAACTCTATCTCGACCGGACAGCCCATGCCTTTTTCACCGATCCCGAGGATCTTGAGTAACACTTTACCCAAGGGGAATTCCTGGTATTTCAAAATGGGGGCGAAGGTTATCACGGGATAGCCGTCGCCGCTGAAGAAATCACGTATTTTTTCATCCTGCGGACTATAGGTTGAGGCCAGTTTGCGAACAGGAAAATGACCGGCGGCCTGATCGACTTCTATTCTCTCAAGCATATCCTTGAGCGGTTCTTCCCCTTTCACCTGCATCTTCAGGGCATAGAAAAAATGCTGAGAGTTGCGGAGAATGTCATCGATATTGGAAAACTGGGGCAGGATTTGGGGGTAGACGGGAGAGAAGCGTAAGGCAGCACCCCCATCAACCACGATCTTGCCGAGACCCAGGGCGATATGGGCCACCCCTTCCGATGGTTTCATGCAGGAAACCGGATAAAAATTGTAGGAATGGGCCACCCCCGAAATTGCCGGGTAGAAGTAGCCGTCGTACTGATGGCCGACAAGCTGCTGAATTATCACCGCCATTTTGTCCTCCTCCTGCCGGTAAGTCGAGGTTTTGGCGAGAATTCGGGGGGTTTCCTGGAAAATGGACGAATAAATGAGCTTGATGGCCCTGACAAGATGATCCAGCCTGACATTGATGTCTGGATCATTGTTCGGCAGCATATAGGTGTTGTAAGCCCCAGCGCTGGCCCGGTAATGGGCATCCTCCAGAATCGCCGATGACCTTACCGCCAGCGGGAAGGTGGTATGCTTGAGGAACACCAGAATATCCTCCCGCAATTCTTCGGGGAAGGCGGTTTTGAGAAAACCCTTCTCTATTTCTTCATCATCTTCGATACCGGTGAAAAATGTAAAAATATTATTGAGTTTGGCGAAAATATCAAAGCCTTCGGTGGTTATCACCATGGTTTTCGGCAGCGAAATGGTGACCGAGTCGAACTGAGAGACAATATCGATTTCCTCGCGTAGCAGACTGGAAATAAAAGCCAGCCCCCTGGCCTTGCCGCCGAGGGAGCCTTTTCCGATTTTAATAAAATCGTGATCAGGATCAAACTCCTGCTGGACGAAGTCGGATACCAGACCGCGCTGCCGCTGCTTCAGTTTGTTGCGAATGATGGAAATCAGATACTGCCGTACTTCCTCGAGTCCATTAAAATCATCGAGTTTGGAGGATCGTATCCGCTGGGCTATCTCCATTTCGAACCTGGCCATCAACCACCTGGAGAAATCATTGCGGCGGCCATGATAGCCTATGGATTCAAGCGGCAGTTTTTTAAGAACGTTGGCCATGGAGCGCAGGTTGCCGGCACGTTCGATAATTTCACCGTTATCCTGGCGAAAGAGAAAATCCCCGAAGCCCAGGGAATGCCGAAAGAAGTTATCGAGATCACTATGCAGACTGGGTGAGTGCTTATCGGAGAACAGAGCCGGAATCTGCTCGGCCTTTTCCTTGTTTTCCGGCTCGGAGCTGAGGACGAGAAGCGGCAGGTCATTCTGCTCCCGCGAGATATTTTTGAGAAGGGTTATCCCGGCTTCCGGATCCTCCTTGCCGTCCTTTTCGAATCTGACATCGGAAATCACGCAGAACAGGTATTTCTTATACTTCTGGTAGAGCTCCCAGGCCTCCTCGTAATTCTCGGCCACCAGTATCTTAGGGCGGGTGCGCATGCGCAGCAGCCGGTCTTTCTCGTTGAGCGAATCGTCCATAACCGCCTGGGTCTGCAGGACAAGCTCACGGTACAGCACCGGCAGCAGGGAGGAGAGGTAAAAAGGTGAATCTTCAACAAAAATGATAACGCGAATGTTGGCCAGTGCTGTATCGAGCTCGACATTCATTTTGTCTTCCTGGTTTTTGACAATGGCCAGGAGAAGATCGGTGTTGCCGGACCAGAGCAGGGTCCGGTCAATGACGGAGCGGTCGACGTATTTCTTTTCTTCGAGGATACGCCCGGCATCATAGGCCAGATAATAGATGGGTATTTCAGGCTGAATCTCTTTCATCCTGCGGCAGAGGTCATGGGCATCCATATCGCCGATATGCGGCATGACGATGACAAGATCGAAATCCCCGCTGCTGATTTTTTTCAGAGCCTCACTGCCGTTGGAAATCCAGGTCAGCCGGGGCGGTCTGCTGAGATTGAGACCCCGGTATTCGTGGATAATTCTTTCAGCCAGCGGTCCATCCTCCTGCATGATGAAAGCATCATAGGTACTTGAGACCAGAAGGATTTCTGCAACCCTTTTGGTCATCAGCTCGTGAAAGGATTTAAAGCGGTGCTTTTCTATGCCATTTTGGGATTTGGGTAAGGTTTTCATGTCGGGCACCGTAAGCTGGGATTAACTCTTAAGCGGATGTTATAGCAATACGATATTGATTGTGAGATCTATAATTCATAGGGTAGTATAAATGGTGTTGGAATTGAAGTAATGAATCGTAACTATTCAGCAGCGCCCCATCTGCAGCAATCACATCCGGAGCACTGTGGAACCTGTTACAGTTAAGGCTAAACTGCTGGTCTCAAGCTCTTTGCCGAAGAGTTGCATGCAATCTGCGTTACCCCTTTGCTGTTGAAATTCCGATAAAATCATCATCACAGGCAGAGTAGGTTGTTTACCAACGAAAAAGCTGAAAAGGAGGAATAATGACTACAAAAATACTTGTTCCTATCGCCGACGGCATAGAAATGATCGAGGCTCTCAGTATTGTAGATGTTTTCAGGCGTGCCGGAGCCGAGGTCGATCTGGCCTCGGTTAATGATCTTGTCATTACTTCATCCCATAACGTCAAAATTACCGCGGATAAGCTTATTGGTGAATGTGTGGAGGAGAACTATGACCTGGTCGCCCTGCCCGGAGGGATTCCCGGTGCTGAAAATCTGAAGAATTCGGAAATACTGATCGAGATTCTGAGGAAACAGAATGCGGCTGATAAACTCTACGGAGCGATATGCGCGTCTCCAGCGGTTGTTCTTGAACATCATGGTCTGCTGGAGGGTAAAAAGGCCACCGGTCATCCCTTATTTGCCGCTGATCTCAGCAACCCCGCCGATGCGACCTTAAAGGTGGTCATGGATAAAAACTGCGTCACCAGCAGGGGAGCGGGCACGGCCGTGGATTTCTCACTGGAACTGCTCGGAATTGTAATGGGTGAGGAAAAAAAGAGAGAAGTTGCCAAGGGTATGGTAGTAGAGCTCAATTGATGGGCTTGTAAAAAGCTCGATCTACGATGTTGCAGATCTGAAACTGCGTAATTGACAGCACCGGGAAGAAAAGCCGGATTTTTGAATATATGTAAAAAATCGGAGATATCTCTGTCATCATTCCGACCACC from Desulfopila inferna carries:
- a CDS encoding ATP-binding protein, producing the protein MDAIDDRINNHRLSATDHAIITCNRDEIITGWDRRAEQTFGWSKQEALEQNIFYLLLPPTPESMPKLTLTDIISTGEENQSEQFTLSRRAQHKNGSAFDAHFLIFNINESDTIIVLVRDLGRQQRFLEKINTSYHQQTILDQVLKISVQPLPLDQQLGKILDHLFSIPQLNLLPRGAVFLAEPDSDIFIVKTRRGFAEHSEMSCSELPQRLCSYGQSAQYDAVDVDSCTKSKSAANCRLAKPHGHFCSPVKKGKKVVGVLCLYTRKGHNSQPAFKQLFESICNIIAGMIESREMDLQLITLVHDLRHSIHEIKEEKKFSESIIQGLTHGLIVTDLDGNIHTYNELAESIMSTFTATLDGKNLIDVVGPDAAARLLDINHGNSKHLDQELTITSGHDGRKIIGYSVVPREDAHGNQVGRIISIDDISELKYVRKEMEKMNRLATVAEIASAVAHEVRNPLAGIKIMAQSIQGQSVTKEEQNECLTRIIRQVDRLNSLLTEFFSYARPAEPQIRSTSLLDIITETQHLIINKMVKNHIIFREDYQNVPPVVADPNQVQQVLLNLFLNAMDAIQQGGVIDLKTAHIKGAVLSNHRKKNPGLLPLSSYVTLSVADNGVGMTPEITEKVFEPFFTTKSTGTGLGLSIVYRTLRENSAAITVESTPKKGTTFTLYFSTGE
- a CDS encoding PEP/pyruvate-binding domain-containing protein; translation: MKTLPKSQNGIEKHRFKSFHELMTKRVAEILLVSSTYDAFIMQEDGPLAERIIHEYRGLNLSRPPRLTWISNGSEALKKISSGDFDLVIVMPHIGDMDAHDLCRRMKEIQPEIPIYYLAYDAGRILEEKKYVDRSVIDRTLLWSGNTDLLLAIVKNQEDKMNVELDTALANIRVIIFVEDSPFYLSSLLPVLYRELVLQTQAVMDDSLNEKDRLLRMRTRPKILVAENYEEAWELYQKYKKYLFCVISDVRFEKDGKEDPEAGITLLKNISREQNDLPLLVLSSEPENKEKAEQIPALFSDKHSPSLHSDLDNFFRHSLGFGDFLFRQDNGEIIERAGNLRSMANVLKKLPLESIGYHGRRNDFSRWLMARFEMEIAQRIRSSKLDDFNGLEEVRQYLISIIRNKLKQRQRGLVSDFVQQEFDPDHDFIKIGKGSLGGKARGLAFISSLLREEIDIVSQFDSVTISLPKTMVITTEGFDIFAKLNNIFTFFTGIEDDEEIEKGFLKTAFPEELREDILVFLKHTTFPLAVRSSAILEDAHYRASAGAYNTYMLPNNDPDINVRLDHLVRAIKLIYSSIFQETPRILAKTSTYRQEEDKMAVIIQQLVGHQYDGYFYPAISGVAHSYNFYPVSCMKPSEGVAHIALGLGKIVVDGGAALRFSPVYPQILPQFSNIDDILRNSQHFFYALKMQVKGEEPLKDMLERIEVDQAAGHFPVRKLASTYSPQDEKIRDFFSGDGYPVITFAPILKYQEFPLGKVLLKILGIGEKGMGCPVEIEFAVNLAEGEIPQFYLLQIRPMAVAQSRVKVRITDQERRRSWCFSDMAMGPSQESQITSVLYVKPERFDTRKTLEIAKEIEKMNGILKTRRKRYLLIGPGRWGTADRWLGIPIKWSGITEVHTIIETTSEKLHADPSQGSHFFHNITSLGINYLGIPPKGECRINLEWLDSRPAEIETEYLRYVELEKPAVLKIDGKTSQAVIIFEMEGSKME
- a CDS encoding sigma-54-dependent transcriptional regulator, with protein sequence MATVLIVDDADDLIFALGNIVKHAGYSLLTAVTGGEALALLKANIIDLIFLDIGLPDTNGIDLIPALREISGDSDIIMLTGKNDAKTAVESLKAGALDYIVKPFDIIEFTTALNRIMQSRLISKRVMLTSHEEGQPEMICYSRAMLPVKEAIAAAAGVGAPVLITGETGTGKELAARAIHNLQQGKNGVFVKVDCGTLSANLIESELFGHEKGAFTDALNNKKGLVEIADGGTLFLDEIGNLPISLQPKLLRLIAESIFRRVGGTQDIQVSVRIIAATNSNICEYIKTGSFRQDLYYRLNVIPITLPPLRNREDDILQLAEYYLHFFNRELKRNIKGFTHSAAASLLSHDWPGNIRELRNLVEREMIFCKSEWLSFSDHTTITDRKSVFLNLRDMEVAHIRDVLKATDNNKSKAAEILGITRTTLRAKLNSG
- a CDS encoding Ni/Fe hydrogenase subunit alpha, coding for MSKTIKIDPVTRIEGHARIVLECDDSGTVTEASFCVNELRGFERILVGMEASTMPQVTARICGVCPTAHHLVAAKALDNAAGVEIPAAAKLLREFMYMGHYIHSHSLSLFVLAGPDLVFGLDGDPATRNIVGMVEANPELSRKGLRLRSLGQKINETIGGRGIHPVTAVAGGISFSLSDGQFKRLQELTAESVQRVHELAGQVKKLLFNLLDKNPVLLEKLNSESWYLGTVQGGRLNFYDGMLRAMDTQGGLKEDFSSLCYKEMMSERAVQNSYAKEVYLNMDGAEQMYRVGPLARLNVADSMETPLAQKEFEVFREKFGKPCHNAVLQMYAKLIELVYACEKSHEIINNPALRGETRVPADFRGGTGIAHIEAPRGTLIHEYDIDDRGIVRSANMIIATQQNTAAINASLREGANSMLQESDDEAMLNGLEFVVRCYDPCLACSTHAIGKMALDVELVQNGRIVRKLRRKDNA
- a CDS encoding hydrogenase maturation protease — protein: MTTAALIICIGNDLVADDGIGPAIYQELSGRTLSESIRLRLLGLGGMLLLDEFAGEDLLIVVDAVQFGAAPGTIHILDWTELPQGGAHVSCHGIGVREAVEISRNLYPEKTPARVYLVGIEGKCFDLLGVGLSAEVAANIESAADRIIEIIGEN
- a CDS encoding DJ-1 family glyoxalase III, whose amino-acid sequence is MTTKILVPIADGIEMIEALSIVDVFRRAGAEVDLASVNDLVITSSHNVKITADKLIGECVEENYDLVALPGGIPGAENLKNSEILIEILRKQNAADKLYGAICASPAVVLEHHGLLEGKKATGHPLFAADLSNPADATLKVVMDKNCVTSRGAGTAVDFSLELLGIVMGEEKKREVAKGMVVELN
- a CDS encoding 4Fe-4S dicluster domain-containing protein codes for the protein MLEMKIKEKACRGCRLCLDVCPTDCFSFNEETGKAEVEILENCIACLSCGYICPSGAITHSNYPAVSNFYRNIHFSQRMEKFL